GCACCCTCGGTTTCCTCAGTCCCCCGCGACTTCTCCCCCCTTCTCCCGCCGCCACTCGGGGGTTTATTTGTTTACAAGCGGATTACGTCagctcctccctctcttcccggCTTCTGGGCCCGCCCCCTGGCCCCTTTTTCCCGCCCCCGGCGGCTCCGAATCTGCTTGCGTCACAATGGTGCGATCTCCGGATTGGCTGGAGTCGGCCGTCACGCTTCAGCTACGCCACTTCCTTTTCGCGGCGCTATAAAAAGTGCTGCACGGCGCTGGCGTCTCTTCGCCCGTCGGAGCTGGAAATGCAACTGTTGGGATCTTCGGAGGCTGCAGAGCTGGAGGCGGAGGCGGCTGAGGAGGTCCGAGCGATGTGACCAGATCGCCATCGCTCGactcttcctctctcctgccGCCTCCTGTCTCGAAAATAACTTTTTCactataaaggagaaaaaaaaagtagccgTCCGCCCCACACTCCCTCTTCCCTCAGCCCGCTGACCTGTGAGGGAGCCCGGGGTGGCCGCTCCGCCGTCGGGGCCGCGCCGCCGAGCCCCGGCCGCCCCGGGctgcccccgcccgccgcccccaTGCATCCCTTCTACACCCGGGCCGCCACCATGATAGGCGAGATCGCCGCCGCCGTGTCCTTCATCTCCAAGTTTCTCCGCACCAAGGGGCTCACGAGCGAGCGACAGCTGCAGACCTTCAGCCAGAGCCTTCAGGAGCTGCTGGCAGGTGAGCGGGCCTCGGAGGGAGGGCGAGGGGCGCCGGGGCGTCGCGGCTGGACCTCCCCGGGCCGGGCTGTCGGGACCACGGGAACCTCGGTAGCGTCCGGGCCGGCCGCGCTCAGGTCCGGCCGCGGGACTGTGGCTGGCGCGTCGGGGAGACTCTAACGACGGGTCCCGGGGAGGGTTTGGGGGCTGGGCCGAGGGCGCCCCTTCCCCCCATTGCTGGCAAACggaagggagaagaaaacagACGCACAACAAAGAAGCTAAAGCTAGCAGAGGCGGGAGCGGCGGTCCTCGGACGGTCCGCATATTTGGGGGACAAAGGAGCCGCAGAGCTGGGGTTGGTTCGACGCCCCCTCCCCCTAACCCCGACCAACCGTTGCTGACTTGGTCGCcgggccctggggtgggaaaCGGCGCTGCTGCCCCGGAGCCAGCCCGGGACGGACGTGCTGTCTCCCCGCGCCTCCTACTCCTGCCCATTAATCATCGGATTTGTCACTGGTACAATTACAGCCCTGCCCAGAGCGTGGTTTAGGGttgcctgtttttctttccttcggGGTTAACAGTCCGGTTGCTCTTCTCTCTTCCAAAGCCATAAACCCCATTGTGTGCGCGGCTGGGGTAGGGTGGAGAAAGTAAACACGTTCCCGCTGGCCGCCGGGGCCATCCTACTGCCGGGCTGGCCGAGGCCGCGCGCCTGATTCCCGTTTTGGCGGCTCAACCGGTTGGTTCCGGGAGATTGTTTTGTCCCGTACTACTTTGTCATTTCTAAATCCCTGCTCGCTCGTTTCCGGTCTCGGCACACACGCACAGCCGTGAATGCAATGCTGGGCATTTAAAAACGTTGATAGTTAGCCTTTTCAAAGGAGCCAGCCGAAGAAAGAAGCTGAAACTACGGCGGGAGCTGGCAGTCACGATCTCTAAGCATTGtgtctctgttcttttcttctgtaGAACATTATAAACATCACTGGTTCCCAGAAAAGCCGTGCAAGGGATCAGGTTACCGTTGTATTCGCATCAACCATAAAATGGATCCTCTGATTGGACAGGCAGCACAGCGGATTGGACTGAGCAGTCAGGAGCTGTTCAGGCTTCTCCCAAGTGAACTCACACTCTGGGTTGACCCCTATGAAGTGTCCTACAGAATTGGAGAGGATGGCTCCATCTGTGTGCTGTACGAGGCCTCACCAGCAGGAGGTAGCACCCAGAACAGCACCAACGTGCAAATGGTAGACAGCAGAATCAGCTGTAAGGAGGAACTTCTCTTGGGCAGAACAAGCCCTTCCAAAAACTACAATATGATGACTGTATCAGGTTAAGATATAGTCTATGGATGGATCATCTTATAATGGATGGATAAATTTGATTTTTGCTTTGGGTGGGCTCCTCTTGGGGATGGATTATGGAATTTAAACCATGTCACAGCTGTGAAGATCTGGCACAAgtggtaaaaaaatttttttaagtgacagtGCCATAGTTTGGACAGTACCTTTCAGTGATTTAATAGCCTGTGAGTCCAAGTAAATGATCACTTTATTTGCTAGGGAGTGACGTCTTAGGGTGGTTTCAGTTTCTCCCAGACATGATACCTAAATTTTTACATCAGTCCCTTTAATGCAGATCTGTATTTCAAAGAACCTTTCTCTGCAGTAGAACTTGCAGAGGAAATTTGCACTATTACACTTAAATTGTTATCCTTCTTGGCAGCTCAATAGGAAAGCTTAATATTTTCAACATGGTAGTACTGGAAATTTTATGACAAGACTTTTACCTAGCACttaaatatgtataaatgtacATAAGACAAACTAGTAAGCATGACCTGGGGAAATGGTCAGACCTTGTATTGTGTTTTTGGCCTTGAAAGTAGCAAAGTGACCAGAATTTGCCATGGCAACAGGCTTTAAAAAAGACCCTTAAAAAGACACTGTCTCAACTGTGGTGTTAGCACCAGCCAGCTCTCTGTACAGTTGCTAGCTTGTAGTTTTCTAAGACTGAGTAAACTTCTTATTTTTAGAAAGTGGAGGTCTGGTTTGTAACTTTCCTTGTACTTAATTGGGTAAAAGTCTTTTCCACAAACCACCATCTATTTTGTGAACTTTGTTAGTCATCTTTTATTTGGTAAATTATGAACTGGTGTAAATTTGTACAGTTCATGTATATTGATTGTGGCAAAGTTGTACagatttctatattttggatgaaagaaatttttcttctctctataATAAATTGTTTCTTATCTTGGCATTTTAATCAATCTTTTGTCATGATTATAGAGGCtcagctaaaagaaatatttctcagATGACTTAGGTTCTGTAAACTATGTGAATGTCATTTGCACACCAGTCATGCTGAAAAACATTTGATAAGGAGTGAAgatctatgtatgtatgtttagATGTCTTAAAATATCTAAAGTCAAAACATGGACACCTTCCCAAGCTAATCGCATGAAATGAGGATAAGAGACAAAGGTAACATCTACCAAAAAATGATGCCCAAAGGATTACATTTCATTGCTTCCCTGTTGAAGTGAAGATATAAATGTTCCATTCTGGCCCACCCTTGAAAAACAATTTTGCCCCATGGATTCCTTGTTCAATTAGAAAATCCTGGGGCAGGTGACCCCTAGTCCCAAAGAACAGGCTAATCACTGCAGAGACATTGGTTGCCTTTTGCCTTTCATCAGCTGCAAGATTTGCATAAAAATCACTTAAACTGGAATTCAACAAAAGGTatgtttatgaatttttattctgaAGTTGAAATactgagttttttatttttagacttcTATGTCGGATAAATACTAAAGCCAAATGAAAATACTAAGTCCACTACCTCGTATGATAGAGCTTTTTGATAATTGATTGGATGTAGAAGAATAGCATACTTTTTTTAGTGGAAATTGAAAGTAGAAACTTTTTAATCTACACAAGTAAGTTAACATGTAGTGGCTTTTGGGGGGTATGGGGTATTCATGTAAACATGTTCATACTGGAAATACGCAATCTAGTTTACTTGAAATCAATTACTTGAAATGAGTAGTCccgaataaatttgggaatttattTTTCCCTGTAATGTGAAATTCTGACTTTGTAGACTACACAGCGATACACCGCTAACTGAGCaggtatttagaatataaaggTTGTGAACTTTATTGGCAGGCCATCCTTGTAAGTTTGAATTGTAACAACAACATATGGACTACCCTTGCCAATTATTAATGGTTTTACTTTTCTAtctgtctttggaacctcagccCCCCTCCAATTTTCAAACAAATTTATAGTAAAACAACTGGTATTAATCGTTTTTACACAAGTCTCACCCCAGTACGGACTGCATTGACCATTTTCACCAACTGCGTTGCATCTGGTAACTCCTTTGAAGCTGCATAAAGCTTTGCACACTAGATCACTGGGACCTGAGGCAAAGGGAGGGCTTCCAGAGAGTTTAGGAATATTTATCTTAGtaccttaaactttttttttgtcattctttTCTTGGAGAATCATTCTTGAAGATTCCAATGTTAAGTTTTTTGGTACTTTGAAGAAATTTGGTGAGAAgtgaatttaataaaaatacttcTAGAATTCTGGTGATGTCTCACATGTAAGGAGCTGTTAAGTTCCCCTTTCAAAGCCTTGCAAACATCCCTGAGACCTAAAATCCAGCTATTTCCTGTGACTTTAACCTTAACATTCCCCAGACAATTGTCTTCAGTATAGTAGCTGTTTGATACATCTTTTCATTGCTTCTGGGGATGTTTTGCCAAGCTATTTTGATAAAAGCATTTGAGTGTCTGCTTTATACACATGCAGGTGTGTGCCAGGCCTGCACACATAGTCATTTGTTCCAgttgtgtacattttttttttaaatagggatgGAATTTAAAGGGCTTTCACACTGCCTGAGTTAAAAGATGGTTTCTTAGAAACCCTTTTAAGAAACAATGACTGCTTTCAATATCTTTAGTTGCCGCTGGCACCAGGGATTTGTAGTTACTGGCAATAAGTTTAGAAATACTACTTTCTGAGTTTTAACAGTTTAAAcattacttccttttttttttttaaatataaatactagCTTGCTCTAATGCTGAATGAAGCAAGGCTTCAGGTGGATTGTATGACAAAGAGTTATCCTAGTGCAGATAGGATAAATATGGCTGTTCGCCCTGCAATCTGGAGTGGGAATCACATGTTCTTACCCTAAATTTGCAATATTTCTGTAATAATAGACTTGAAAGGCCACCAGAAAATTGCTTTCTGGTACTATTGCACAAATGATTTCCTTAAGTTACTAGAACTCAAATTGCaagtcattttgttttgtatagGTGTTACAGATAATAGAATTGGCCTTCAAGTTATAGGGAAGCAGTATTCCTGACTATTCTAAGTGTCTAATGACTAAAGGTTTTCAGACTCCCTTTAATCTTAGAACAAACACATCTGCTATTTGATGTTTCCTCTGgtgatttttaacatttctgatcCTCTCCTCTTTGCAGAAGAGAAATAAGATAACTGAAACAGTATTTTGTATATTGAAGTTTAAAGATACTTCCTCTCCCCTTTGCACTCTTATTTCAGATGATGTGATAAGATGCTATTGATAAGCTATGTGGGGAGAATTTGTCCTTAGTTTTACATACACACAAGAGACTTCAAAAAGTATATTTGGATTGTCTGAAATGATACATTTCTTGCTAATCTGAAGGTATATGGACTGCAAATAGTTCAGTCTTAACTCTCAGTCTCTGCAATCCAACTTCCATATATGGCTCCTGCCAAAATAtaacaattgtttattttttctatttggaACATAAcagtatgaaaaaatatttcctattttgtACTGCTAACCAAACTGAGCTGCTTCATTGAATCCTTCAGTCATTTACATTCATACAGATGTGCCAGAGGAATTCATATGAATCATTTCTGGTTGTTTTTATAGatccttatattttcttctgagaatAGCATAAAGTGAAGGAACATAGTTAATCAAGAtgttaaattctgtatttttaagaaGTTCCAAACAAGTAAGCCTTAGCTTGTATTAATAATAAGGATTGACACTGTTGCTCAGCAGACAATTTGTGGAGTATATATAATTGATGGGGTTTTTTTAGCTGTCATTCTAACTTGTTTTACCAGTTTCTTTTGGTGGTGTTCAGTGTGTTAAACCGGAATAGAAAAATGGTAAGGCTTCCAGTCATaagaatcttaatttttttttttttgtaatgctttGTCATCTCTTAGTTGAGTTGTCTTACAAGGAATATTTTAGAGTTCAACTTCTGACTTTTATATGAGCCTTTTCATAATTTGTCATTTGAGTGTTGAAGATGCAGTGGTGTTTTGGGAATTCTGTATAAAGAGTGATAATACTGAGGGAAGAAGTAGTTGAATCTAGGGTTAGATGAAAAGAGAAAGGATGGGGAAAGGGAAAAGTGGGAAGCTTAGCTGAGATGGGGGAATTTAAAGGTTTGATAGTAAAAATGCTGTGGTCATAGGTGTTTATCAAGAGAGGTTTGTGCAACCTGGTCTTTGGCAAAGAGTTTGGGAAATACTACTGTGGGGATTCTGTAATTCATGAATCTGGGACAAAGTCTGCATTCAGTTTGTTTGTGAACATGCAGATCAAAGAGGTAGTACGGTTTACGGCCCATACTAAGTGGAAACTGGGCTTGTGGGAGGAGTGGATGTGAGGCGTAAATAAAGCATACTCCTATaggtgatttttaaagaaattcaaataCAGTGCTTAGTGCGTTTGTCTTggtattttttaaagggaaaagatttTTGAAGCTGTTTATTAGAAACCATTTGATGATTGTAGTCTCTTTCCTGGTACCTGTAAGTTGTGAAGGCCATTTGTGACTGCATTCCTGATGATGGGAGGATAACTGAGTGTAGGCCAGACACCTAACATCACAATAGGGACCACAAGGCAGGAAAATTAAACTGCATTTCTGTATTTGGAGAATATTTCTTCAAACACTAATTATTTCAAACTGTACATTGATAAGATAACTTTTACCTATGAGTATACCTGATTTTAACAATTCTCTAGATAGGTCATCTCTGAAGTtatatcattcttttaaaatattgttgtgtgtgtgttcatgtatgtatGCAAAGGCATGTGGtacattttataaacaaatgCATATATATTGTGGTATACTTAAAGTTTTATGAAGTGCatgattaaaaatgttaagagactatttctttaaattatctctaaAGTAGATGACTTTTTCTCAAGAATCAGGTGTGATTATTATGTTCTTTAAGTGATGTCTTAAGAAGCTGTCGTAGCATTCCAGAGAGGGTTGTCTTgtctaatttttgtttatttgcttgagtccttaattataaaattaagacATCTTTCACAGCCAACAGATAACCCAAAATAAGTGCTAATACCAATTCAAAGTTCATGTActcttatatattaaatattgctATGTATGAAATTACATTTTATGTTCttagaaattttccttttaaatgttagACTCACTCTTGTAacatttcatttgtttgcataGTTATAAAAGAACTGACTTAACATAGTTGTACATCAGTGATTAGATTAACTTTAGCATATGGTTTAACCAGAAGTCCCCTGTATCTTTTCCGTCTTGTTCTGAGCAATCCCTAGATTTTTAGGAAGGAAAGATTACTAACCAATTGGACTTTACTTGAGAAGATTCTGTATATGGTCATAAGCTTAAAATGATGGTATTTGGCAATTGCACTGTAAGAAGGATTGAATGcatttttcagttttgatttatgacaattttttcccctcaagtcaATAGATTAAATGAAATTGTATTTCCTAGAAATTGCACTTGTGAGCCCTCAAGTTACCAATGCATATTCTTATTTGACCGCCTAACAACTTGAGTGAGGTTGGCAGGTAGGTgggtcagtattttttaatctttgttttatgGGTAGAAAAGTGAGGTTTAGAGAGGTTAATCTGCACCAAAGCTAAACAGCTAGTAAATAGTTAATTCGTAAGTTTGAACTCAGATCTTTCTGACCCAAGAATCCAACCTGTTAACTATTGGTCTATTGTGTATGACTGATTTACCTCACGTTGGAACATGTATATTGTAACTTCTCATTGCTAGTTGGCCATCTTTGGTCATTTTCAGCCTTGAAATCCTTTTAGTCTTTATGCCTAGGAAGCATAGAATGATCTTAAAGACTAGACTTTCTTTAGGAGGCAGCTGGGagttagtataaagaatactagTCTTGGACAGAAGAATGAGTTGGAATCCAAGCCTGTATCAGCTCCCAGCTTGTAACTTTGGAcaagttgtttaacctctctgagcccattCGCTTCATATGTAAAACTGGTGATAAAAACAAGTCTCTTGTCAAGATTAAACATAGGAAAACACCTAGCAGTGAATGGTGATTCTTGGAAGTTGGATGGATACTCTGTATCATGGAAGCAAATGAAATACAGCAGATGATGATTTTCTTGGTTTCTTGAAAATTTGATGATATCACTGATTTTGTTTGGAGTTTCTTGCAAGTATGCTTTAGCCAATCACTGCAAGAAAGGTATTTGTGTTTTTGAAAtaatagaggaagaaaaatgaactgTTCTCCTCTCCACTCCCTTTAAGGGTGAGAATACAGATAACCCAGGCCatgcatatttattttacttaacacTGTGGTTTTCAAAGCTGTATTCTccttaaaggaggaaaaaagagggGGTGGAGAGAATTCTTCAGATCTTTTGTCTATATTGAGGACACCTTTAAGTTGAGAGAAGGAGTGACATTACCAAATGTGTAGAGCAAGGCAGCCCCATACAATGCACATTTGCAACcattatcttgtttaatcctcacaactctttGCTATATAAAGTAAGCTGACTTTTCCCGAGGTTTGTAGGCCTTCAAGCCATTTGTATTTGGCCGTGTTTTTGCAAGAGAATTTCAAACACAGATTTTCAAACAGAACTCTGGTTCTCAATCTCTTCTTAATCTAGAGTGGCGTGAATACTTCCTTTATTGCAGAATAAAGcaacttttttttataaattgtcAGTTAGAATTTGAGTTTCTTATGATGTAACCTGGTGTAACATTTGCTTGAATCACTAATAACGTAGCTGATTTCTTTTAGTCATAAATGAATCAGCGACTGTAGGTTCTTTTTGGTTTAAACTCAGGTCCCTTTTTCTATGTGAAGATGTCTTCATTGAATAGCTTGCTGCTAGGTTGTATAACATTGCATACTTCGATGAAGTAGGTACGCAGCCTGGAGAGCTTCTTGCTGGTTTATTTTGCAAAACTATAGGAGACAAAAGTCCTCAAGAGACTTCATGGGCAAAATTCCTTTAACCGTTTCAGGTCTTGCATCTTAAAGCCTCTGTGTGGTTCAGGCCCTGCTTGGAGTTGTATGTAGCTTTATAAATTAGTCAATGTGTTCCTGTAAGTTAAAATTGTGATGTAAGAATAAGAGTTTGGAACTAATTAAACAAACCAAGGTTTGAGTGGCCAGTGTTGTCAGAACAATTATTCCTTGAGACAGTAGTTATGATTATAGAGTTAGAGATGGAAATTAGATAGTAGCTCTTTGTAAATTCCCAGATTCTTGCATTTTCCTCATTATCCCATCCTTTTAAGACTCCTGATATCCTTTCTGGTGGTTAAAATATGATCAGTGTTTTGTCCTGTGTCTGatacatttattgagcaaataCTTAATGAGTCCCTCTATGTGCCGagtactgtgctaggcactgaggatGTAAAAATGGTCACTGTCTCTGCCCTCCAGGGGTTTAGAGCCTAGTGGCAGAGAAAGAGTTACCAAACAAATGTGAAAATTGGACCTAAGATGTactaaggaaaggaaaatgattgAGTGGTGTCCTGAGAGATGGGACCACTGTAGAAAGGCTTCCCAGAGAAAGGGATACTTGAGCTGAGATCTTAAGGATGGGTAGGGCTTTAAGTGCGGAAGGCAGGGAAGAGTGTGCACAGACCTGGCTGGAGAGCATGCTGTGAATAGGAAGGACTGAAGGAAGACCGGTGTGTCTGGAGTGGAGAGGAATTAAGGAAGTGGGCCAAATCATGGGTTTTCTAGGTCCAGTGACCATGTAATTTGATCGATAAGTATATCAACCAGACTGTGACTCTTGAGAGTCAAACAGGGTGCTGTTAACCATTAAACCCAGACTATCAGCAGCAGCCAGAACATACAGTCACCTCACTTTTATAGGCCATGTTGAGACTATCATCTCTTTGAATAAGGGCTGGGCAACCAGCAGTGCGTCTTCTTCCTAGTGAACAGGTCAAGGAGTTAGAATAGCCTATCCAGTCCAAAAGGAGCCAAATAGAACTCAGTGCTTTTCAAAACAGCTGGGTTATAATTTGTTTTTGAACAGCTGTAGATGACTGTCATATTTTACAGGGTTAGCATGGAAGGTTGGGTTTTAGGGTGAACTACTGGGTTAGATGTACTTCCATGGCATATGAAACAGCACATTTCAAACATATCTTgagtatttttcatgttttttttgttacagcacttgtcattttgaaatttttttttacattttttattgattcataatcattttgcagtgttgtgtcaaattccagtgttcttgaaatttttttttaatggaatttttcttttttttaagtttcattctGGGTTTACATTTTGAGTGTAAGTACCTCCTGGGCATAACTTTCAAGGTGTGAGCCACTTAGATTTTTTCTTCAAATTGATGTAAAAATGTCACACGGTTAAATATATAGAGTTCAATGAATTTTACACACCCATGTAGTCCACACTCTGATCAAGAGATAGGACATTTCTGCTAGCCCAGAAAACGCCCTTTTGAGGCActtaaaatttgagaaatataGTTGTGGAGCCAGGCCTCAAATTAGAAATGAgttgttttctctctccttttataACTTTGTTTTTGCTTCCTAAACATGCGGTAACGATTACTTTAAACATGAAGCAAATTGTCACCAGAAAAAATCGTTGCCTTTCAACTAGTTATGATTTAGTGGTTACTAATACAGTGCATCCCTGTGCAATTTGCTATGGCTTTTTAGCCTTTGAAAGTGAGTAGTAAAATTTGAGTCATGTCCCTATCATTGACTCACAAACTTACTAAGGATTGCCTGGTGTTTATTATTAGGCTGTAACTTTAGAATCTTGAGCAACTGAGAAAGATTGTGGTAATGCCAAATTTACATAAACCTCCACCCCTTTATTTTAGCCTGATCATGTCAGTCTCTAGTAGACTTTGCAGATAAGGAGAGGAAACAAGTGTTACACctgtatatataactgagtccTAGCCTTGAGTGCTTGCTTCCATCTCAAAATTCTCAACTCCAGTTGCCAAAGAGCAGTTGGAATATTGACCTAAGTTACAGCACAATTAGTTGTGAAATTGATTGAACTCAGAGCTCTGTGTCACTGACTTTAAAGATTCTTGAATGAAGAGATTGGAAGACTTGTCCTAAAGAGACTGTTAATGAGTTTGGGATCTACTGAgggacagggaaaggggatgATTCATCAGTGATGAAAAAGGgctttactccttttttttttttttttccctgtagatCTACTGTTCTGATTTAGAACCTGATCTGGAACCAGAtctttaattaacttttttttcctgagaaggaCAACTTGTTCCTCTTAGCAAAACCTCTGCTGCCAAAGCAATGGTGGCTTGTGATGGTGGTGAGTGGCTTAGACATTTCTTTCTCAGGGCAATGCTACCTAATATTTCAGTACTAGGTggacctttttttccccagcactACATCCCATTTTAGAAAGAACGGCTACTCAGTGAAAATGTATGGATGGTTAAAGCCAGATTTGGTTAGTGGAGAGGCTTGTCAGTAACCCATTTCCAGTGAGAGAAGCCCCTGCTCTGATTACATATTTGTATTACTAGCAGATTCattcctcattttaaaagaagtttcGTGCATTAAGTACAGGACAAATCAATATGGCATTTCATTGTTTTCATGTTGGGGACGATTCTTCCTTCATTCCTGCCTCAGTCCTCTTACTGGCAAGCCTTCTAGTAGCACCAGACAGCTTTAGACTCCCTGTTCTGCTTCTCTAAAAATCAGACCTGATGCTGCAAGCACTTCCTGTAGACATCCTGAGGGCCAGGACTATGCAAAGCACCTGTGTGCATCCCTTCACTGACCTTTCATCACTTTACATCGACTGTAGGAGTAGACAAATTGTTACTATGGTCATCTCTGCACATTGGAAGAGATCATGATACAGCGATATTAtaaaacttgcccaaagtcagagcTATGGGACAATT
The Vicugna pacos chromosome 12, VicPac4, whole genome shotgun sequence DNA segment above includes these coding regions:
- the BTG1 gene encoding protein BTG1 yields the protein MHPFYTRAATMIGEIAAAVSFISKFLRTKGLTSERQLQTFSQSLQELLAEHYKHHWFPEKPCKGSGYRCIRINHKMDPLIGQAAQRIGLSSQELFRLLPSELTLWVDPYEVSYRIGEDGSICVLYEASPAGGSTQNSTNVQMVDSRISCKEELLLGRTSPSKNYNMMTVSG